One genomic segment of Culturomica massiliensis includes these proteins:
- a CDS encoding sigma-54 interaction domain-containing protein, which produces MEELQAIKQRFEIIGNNEGLNRAIDVARQVAPTDLSVLITGESGVGKEIFPRIIHSYSSRKHAPYIAVNCGAIPEGTIDSELFGHEKGAFTGALSDRKGYFEVTDGGTLFLDEVGELPLSTQARLLRILETGEFIRVGSSKVQKTNVRVIAATNLDMSTAIKNGKFREDLYYRLNTIPISIPPLRERDGDIQLLFRKFAADFAEKYRMPAIRLTEDAIRLLETYRWPGNIRQLKNITEQISIIEQERLVDAITLKKYIPADTPILPALTGTHDNSENNFASEREILYKILFDMKKDMNDLKRLVYGIIEKEDLPETPATTNTSLILRNQYPPQTSELLKHSAVPVNTKQAEDQIQDTEAFIEESFSIEEKEKELIKKALEKNHGKRKLAAKDLGISERTLYRKLKEYDIENF; this is translated from the coding sequence ATGGAGGAATTACAGGCGATCAAGCAAAGATTCGAGATTATCGGGAATAATGAAGGCTTAAACCGGGCTATCGATGTCGCCCGACAAGTAGCACCGACAGATTTATCCGTGTTAATTACCGGCGAAAGCGGTGTTGGAAAAGAAATTTTTCCCCGCATCATTCACAGCTACAGTTCCCGGAAACATGCCCCATACATTGCCGTAAACTGCGGGGCTATTCCGGAGGGTACAATTGATTCCGAATTATTCGGACACGAAAAAGGAGCATTTACAGGAGCATTATCCGACCGGAAAGGCTATTTTGAAGTAACGGACGGAGGCACCCTGTTTTTGGATGAAGTGGGAGAACTCCCGCTCTCTACACAAGCCCGTCTGTTACGGATTCTGGAAACCGGTGAATTTATCCGGGTAGGCTCATCCAAAGTGCAGAAAACAAATGTACGGGTTATTGCAGCCACGAACCTCGATATGTCTACCGCCATTAAAAACGGAAAATTCCGGGAAGACCTTTATTACAGACTGAATACAATTCCGATCTCTATCCCTCCTTTGCGGGAACGGGACGGAGATATTCAACTGTTATTCCGGAAATTCGCGGCCGACTTTGCTGAAAAATACAGAATGCCGGCGATCCGGTTGACAGAAGACGCAATCCGGCTATTAGAAACCTATCGTTGGCCGGGGAATATCCGGCAATTGAAAAACATCACCGAACAAATATCCATTATTGAGCAAGAACGACTTGTCGATGCCATAACATTGAAAAAATATATTCCGGCAGATACTCCGATACTACCGGCGCTCACAGGTACACACGACAATTCTGAAAATAATTTCGCGTCAGAAAGGGAAATTCTATACAAAATTCTTTTTGACATGAAAAAAGACATGAACGACTTGAAACGGCTGGTGTACGGCATTATTGAAAAAGAGGATCTGCCGGAAACACCCGCAACTACCAATACATCTCTAATATTAAGAAATCAATATCCTCCTCAAACATCAGAACTGCTAAAGCATTCGGCCGTTCCGGTCAACACCAAACAAGCCGAAGATCAGATACAGGACACGGAAGCTTTTATCGAAGAGTCTTTTTCTATTGAAGAGAAAGAAAAGGAACTCATCAAAAAAGCATTGGAAAAAAACCACGGAAAGCGCAAACTGGCAGCCAAAGACCTGGGTATATCAGAACGTACACTCTACCGAAAGTTAAAAGAATACGACATCGAAAATTTCTAA
- the rpmC gene encoding 50S ribosomal protein L29, producing MKNSEVIEMTTEDLKEKVAAEKAALNKMTMNHTITPLENTMQIRAKRKDIARMMTELRKRELTVKK from the coding sequence ATGAAAAATTCAGAAGTTATAGAAATGACCACAGAGGATCTTAAAGAAAAAGTAGCTGCAGAAAAAGCTGCCCTCAATAAGATGACCATGAATCATACGATTACCCCGCTCGAAAACACAATGCAGATTCGTGCCAAGAGAAAGGATATTGCTCGCATGATGACGGAATTACGTAAGAGAGAATTAACGGTAAAGAAGTAA
- the rpsS gene encoding 30S ribosomal protein S19, which yields MSRSLKKGPFIDVKLEKKVLAMNESNKKSVVKTWARYSMISPDFVGHTVAVHNGNKFIPVYITENMVGHKLGEFAPTRTFRGHANKK from the coding sequence ATGAGTCGTTCGTTAAAAAAAGGCCCTTTTATAGATGTGAAGCTGGAGAAAAAAGTGTTGGCGATGAATGAGTCCAATAAAAAATCGGTTGTTAAAACCTGGGCTCGCTACTCTATGATCTCTCCGGATTTTGTAGGCCATACTGTAGCAGTACATAACGGTAATAAATTTATCCCGGTATACATCACCGAGAATATGGTGGGACATAAGCTGGGAGAATTTGCACCGACACGTACCTTTAGAGGTCACGCTAACAAGAAATAA
- the rpsQ gene encoding 30S ribosomal protein S17 — protein MEERNLRKERIGLVVSNKMEKSITVAVHFKEKHPIYGKFVSKTKKFTAHDEKNECNVGDKVRIMETRPLSKMKRWRLVEIIERAK, from the coding sequence ATGGAAGAAAGAAATCTTAGAAAAGAACGTATCGGTCTCGTGGTGAGCAATAAGATGGAAAAATCCATCACGGTTGCCGTTCATTTTAAAGAAAAACACCCGATTTACGGAAAATTCGTAAGCAAGACCAAGAAGTTCACCGCTCACGACGAAAAGAACGAATGTAACGTCGGAGATAAAGTGAGAATTATGGAAACCCGTCCCTTGAGTAAAATGAAGAGATGGAGATTAGTTGAAATCATTGAAAGAGCGAAGTAA
- the rpsG gene encoding 30S ribosomal protein S7, translating into MRKTKPKKRILLPDPKFNDVLVTRFVNDLMVDGKKTIAFKIFYDALDIVDEKLAKKEEKNALDIWKQALENITPQVEVKSRRVGGATFQVPMEINPNRKRAISVKNMILFSRKRSGHSMAEKLAAEIMAAYKEEGAAFKKKEDTHRMAEANRAFAHFRF; encoded by the coding sequence ATGAGAAAGACTAAACCGAAAAAGAGAATCCTGTTACCGGATCCGAAGTTCAATGATGTACTGGTGACTAGATTTGTGAATGACCTGATGGTTGACGGAAAGAAAACTATCGCGTTCAAAATTTTTTATGATGCATTAGACATCGTTGATGAAAAATTGGCTAAAAAAGAAGAGAAAAACGCTTTGGACATTTGGAAACAAGCATTGGAGAACATTACTCCCCAGGTGGAAGTAAAGAGTCGCCGTGTAGGTGGTGCTACTTTCCAGGTACCGATGGAGATCAATCCGAATCGGAAAAGAGCGATTTCTGTAAAAAATATGATTCTGTTTTCCCGTAAGAGAAGCGGACATAGCATGGCTGAAAAATTAGCGGCTGAAATTATGGCTGCATACAAAGAAGAAGGTGCTGCCTTCAAAAAGAAAGAAGATACGCACCGTATGGCTGAAGCCAACCGTGCTTTTGCACATTTCAGATTTTAA
- the rplC gene encoding 50S ribosomal protein L3, translating to MPGLIGKKVGMTSVFSAEGKSIPCTVIECGPCVVTQVKTNETDGYAALQLGFDDKKEKHTTKPLSGHFKKAGTTPKRKLVEFSGFETEHKLGDVIDVTLFEGTAFVDVVGTSKGKGFQGVVKRHGFGGVGEATHGQDDRQRAPGSIGACSTPSRVFKGMRMAGRMGGDRITVANLQVLKVIPENNLLLVKGSVPGTKGSYLIIEK from the coding sequence ATGCCAGGTTTAATTGGAAAAAAAGTCGGAATGACTTCCGTATTCAGTGCCGAGGGGAAAAGTATCCCATGCACTGTGATTGAGTGCGGTCCATGTGTTGTAACCCAGGTTAAAACGAATGAGACCGATGGTTACGCAGCACTTCAGTTGGGTTTTGATGACAAGAAAGAAAAACACACAACGAAGCCGCTAAGTGGACACTTTAAAAAGGCAGGCACAACTCCGAAACGGAAACTCGTAGAGTTTTCAGGATTTGAGACCGAGCACAAGTTAGGTGATGTAATCGATGTTACCTTGTTTGAAGGAACTGCATTTGTGGATGTAGTTGGAACCAGCAAGGGTAAAGGATTTCAGGGCGTTGTGAAACGTCACGGATTCGGTGGAGTCGGTGAAGCTACTCACGGTCAGGATGACCGCCAGAGAGCTCCGGGTTCTATTGGAGCTTGTTCTACCCCTTCTCGTGTATTTAAAGGTATGAGAATGGCCGGAAGAATGGGAGGAGACAGGATTACTGTTGCTAACTTGCAGGTTTTGAAAGTAATTCCTGAAAATAATTTGTTGTTGGTGAAGGGATCTGTTCCCGGAACTAAAGGTTCATACTTAATTATTGAGAAGTAA
- the rpsL gene encoding 30S ribosomal protein S12 has protein sequence MPTIQQLVRKGRTKIVDKSKAPALDACPQRRGVCVRVYTTTPKKPNSAMRKVARVRLTNGKEVNAYIPGEGHNLQEHSIVMIRGGRVKDLPGVRYHLVRGTLDAAGVAERKQSRSKYGTKRPKPGQAAAKGKK, from the coding sequence ATGCCTACTATTCAACAGTTAGTAAGAAAAGGAAGAACGAAAATTGTGGACAAGAGCAAGGCTCCGGCTTTGGATGCATGTCCGCAAAGACGTGGGGTTTGTGTACGTGTTTACACAACGACTCCGAAAAAACCGAACTCAGCAATGAGAAAGGTAGCTCGTGTAAGATTGACCAACGGAAAAGAAGTGAATGCTTACATTCCGGGAGAGGGTCACAATTTGCAGGAACACTCAATCGTAATGATTCGTGGTGGTCGTGTGAAAGACCTTCCGGGTGTACGTTATCACCTTGTTCGCGGAACATTGGATGCTGCCGGGGTTGCAGAACGGAAACAAAGTCGTTCTAAGTACGGTACTAAAAGACCGAAGCCGGGCCAGGCTGCAGCAAAAGGCAAAAAGTAA
- the rplX gene encoding 50S ribosomal protein L24, producing the protein MNRKFHIKKGDLVYVNAGVDKGKQGKVLEVLPEEERAIVEGINMVSKHTKPNAKNPQGGIIKKEAPIHISNLNVVDPSTGKPTKIGRKKDEKGNMVRFAKKSGEILK; encoded by the coding sequence ATGAACAGAAAGTTTCATATAAAGAAAGGTGATTTAGTTTACGTAAATGCCGGTGTTGACAAAGGGAAACAGGGTAAAGTACTCGAAGTACTGCCGGAAGAGGAACGGGCAATTGTCGAAGGCATCAATATGGTAAGCAAACACACGAAACCGAATGCGAAAAATCCGCAGGGAGGTATCATTAAGAAAGAAGCTCCGATTCATATTTCAAATCTGAACGTAGTAGATCCTTCTACCGGCAAACCGACCAAGATCGGACGGAAGAAAGACGAAAAAGGCAACATGGTTAGATTTGCTAAAAAATCAGGAGAAATCTTGAAATAA
- the rplV gene encoding 50S ribosomal protein L22 — protein MGARKRLRANQIKEAKKEKAFASLRGCPSSPQKMRLVADLVRGKDVQRALDILKFCPREAARKVEKLLLSAIANWSAKNDGKRIEDASLFVKEIFVDGAGILKRLRPAPQGRAHRIRKRSNHVTIVLGSKTAVENVKE, from the coding sequence ATGGGTGCAAGAAAAAGATTAAGAGCAAATCAGATAAAGGAAGCCAAAAAGGAGAAGGCTTTTGCCAGCCTGCGCGGTTGTCCTTCGTCACCTCAGAAAATGAGATTGGTGGCAGACCTGGTACGTGGAAAAGACGTACAGAGAGCTTTGGATATACTGAAATTTTGTCCTCGTGAAGCTGCCCGTAAAGTGGAAAAACTTTTGCTTTCGGCTATTGCTAACTGGAGTGCTAAAAATGACGGTAAACGTATCGAAGATGCTTCTTTATTCGTTAAGGAAATTTTCGTTGACGGTGCCGGTATTTTGAAGCGTCTGAGACCGGCTCCCCAGGGACGGGCTCACCGGATCCGCAAAAGATCAAATCACGTGACTATCGTCTTAGGTAGCAAGACTGCAGTTGAAAATGTAAAAGAATAA
- the rplP gene encoding 50S ribosomal protein L16 encodes MLQPKRTKYRRSQKGRMKGNAQRGHQLAFGSFGIKALEEKWIEGRQIEAARVAVTRYMQRQGQIWIRIFPDKPITKKPAEVRMGKGKGSPEGFVAPVTPGRILFEADGVPYAIAKEALRLAAQKLPITTKFVVRRDYAE; translated from the coding sequence ATGTTACAGCCAAAAAGGACTAAATACAGAAGAAGTCAGAAAGGAAGAATGAAGGGTAATGCTCAGAGAGGGCATCAACTGGCATTCGGATCTTTTGGAATTAAGGCGTTGGAAGAAAAATGGATCGAAGGACGCCAGATTGAAGCAGCCCGTGTTGCCGTTACCCGTTATATGCAACGTCAGGGTCAGATATGGATACGTATATTTCCGGATAAACCTATTACCAAAAAGCCCGCTGAAGTGCGTATGGGTAAAGGTAAAGGTTCTCCCGAAGGTTTCGTAGCTCCGGTTACTCCGGGACGTATTCTTTTCGAAGCAGACGGTGTGCCGTATGCAATTGCAAAAGAAGCTTTGCGTCTTGCTGCTCAGAAATTACCTATTACGACGAAGTTTGTGGTTAGACGTGACTATGCCGAATAG
- the rpsJ gene encoding 30S ribosomal protein S10: MSQKIRIKLKSYDHNLVDKSAEKIVKTVKATGAVVSGPIPLPTHKGIFTVNRSTFVNKKSREQFLVCTFKRLIDIYSSTAGTIDALMKLELPSGVEVEIKV, translated from the coding sequence ATGAGCCAAAAAATCAGAATTAAGTTGAAATCTTACGATCACAACTTAGTAGACAAGTCGGCAGAGAAGATTGTTAAAACGGTAAAAGCTACCGGTGCAGTAGTGAGCGGTCCGATTCCGCTTCCGACCCACAAAGGAATTTTTACTGTGAACCGCTCTACTTTCGTAAACAAGAAGAGTCGTGAACAATTTTTGGTATGCACCTTCAAAAGATTGATTGATATCTACAGCTCAACGGCTGGAACTATCGACGCTCTGATGAAGCTTGAGCTACCGAGTGGTGTTGAAGTAGAGATTAAGGTGTGA
- the fusA gene encoding elongation factor G gives MAKRDLHYTRNIGIMAHIDAGKTTTTERILYFTGVNHKIGETHDGTATMDWMVQEQERGITITSAATTCFWKYQDQEYKINIIDTPGHVDFTVEVERSLRVLDGAVALFCAVGGVEAQSETVWRQANKYGVPRIAFVNKMDRSGADFFKAVREIKEKLGANPVPLVLPIGAEENYQGVIDLVEMKAYVWENGAMEGTVKEIPADLMAEAQEWREKLVEAAAVQDEALMERFFEDPDSITAEELKAVIRKAVIAMDFCPVMCGSSFKNKGVQNLLDAVIAYLPNPLDIPNSKGTDPRSGEEILFPVDPEAPLSALAFKIATDPFVGRLCYTRIYSGKIEAGSYVYNPRTDKKERISRLFQMHSNKQQPKDVLEAGDICACVGFKDIRTGDTLCSEDKPIVLESMTFPEPVIGIAVEPLTQKDTDKLGMALAKLAEEDPTFRVKTDEDSGQTVISGMGELHLDIILDRLRREFKVECNQGAPQVSYKEAITATVEHRHVFKKQTGGRGKFADIIFRMEPAEEGKEGLTFVNEVKGGNIPKEFIPSVEKGFKEAMENGVLAGYGLESLKITLLDGSFHPVDSDALSFEMAAKIGYKEAAQKAKPVLLEPIMKLEVVTPEDFMGDIIADLNRRRGQVESMDSRTGARVITAKVPLSEQFGYVTVLRTLSSGRASSSMEFSHYAEVPKNIAKDVVEKANGRADLI, from the coding sequence ATGGCAAAGAGAGATTTACACTATACGCGAAATATCGGTATCATGGCTCACATCGATGCCGGTAAAACTACGACGACTGAACGTATCCTGTATTTTACCGGAGTAAACCATAAGATCGGTGAAACCCATGATGGTACTGCTACGATGGACTGGATGGTACAGGAGCAGGAAAGAGGTATTACCATTACTTCTGCTGCTACCACCTGTTTCTGGAAGTATCAGGATCAGGAGTATAAAATTAATATTATTGACACCCCGGGACACGTTGACTTCACGGTTGAAGTAGAGCGTTCTTTGCGTGTATTGGACGGTGCTGTTGCACTGTTTTGTGCTGTAGGTGGTGTTGAAGCCCAGTCTGAAACCGTATGGCGTCAGGCAAATAAATACGGTGTGCCGAGAATTGCTTTTGTGAATAAAATGGACCGTTCTGGTGCAGACTTTTTCAAAGCAGTTCGTGAAATCAAGGAAAAATTAGGTGCTAATCCTGTACCTCTTGTATTACCGATCGGAGCTGAAGAAAACTATCAGGGTGTTATTGACCTGGTAGAAATGAAAGCTTATGTATGGGAAAACGGGGCGATGGAAGGAACTGTAAAGGAAATTCCGGCTGATTTGATGGCTGAAGCTCAGGAATGGAGGGAAAAATTAGTGGAAGCTGCTGCTGTTCAGGATGAAGCTTTGATGGAGCGTTTCTTTGAAGATCCGGATTCCATTACGGCTGAAGAATTGAAAGCTGTTATCCGTAAGGCTGTGATTGCTATGGATTTCTGTCCGGTGATGTGCGGCTCTTCCTTTAAGAATAAAGGTGTACAGAATTTGTTGGATGCTGTTATTGCTTATTTGCCGAATCCATTGGATATTCCGAACAGCAAAGGTACTGACCCGAGAAGCGGAGAAGAAATTCTTTTCCCGGTTGATCCGGAAGCACCGCTGTCGGCTTTGGCATTTAAGATCGCTACCGACCCGTTTGTAGGACGTTTGTGCTACACCCGTATTTATTCCGGTAAAATCGAAGCCGGTTCGTATGTTTACAACCCGCGTACCGATAAAAAAGAACGTATTTCCCGTTTGTTCCAGATGCATTCTAACAAGCAGCAGCCGAAAGATGTTCTGGAAGCCGGAGATATCTGCGCTTGCGTAGGTTTCAAAGATATCCGTACCGGAGATACATTATGTTCTGAAGACAAACCGATCGTACTGGAAAGTATGACTTTCCCGGAACCGGTAATCGGTATTGCCGTTGAACCGCTGACTCAGAAAGATACTGATAAGTTAGGTATGGCTTTGGCTAAGTTGGCGGAAGAAGACCCGACTTTCCGTGTGAAAACAGATGAAGATTCCGGCCAGACTGTTATCAGTGGTATGGGTGAACTTCACCTGGATATTATCCTCGACCGTCTGCGTCGTGAATTCAAGGTAGAATGTAATCAGGGCGCTCCTCAGGTTTCTTACAAAGAAGCTATTACTGCAACTGTGGAACATCGTCATGTATTTAAGAAACAGACCGGTGGCCGCGGTAAATTCGCTGATATTATTTTCCGTATGGAACCTGCAGAAGAAGGTAAGGAAGGCCTGACTTTTGTAAACGAAGTGAAAGGTGGTAATATCCCGAAGGAATTTATTCCTTCTGTTGAGAAAGGTTTCAAAGAAGCCATGGAGAACGGTGTTTTGGCCGGTTACGGATTGGAATCTTTGAAAATAACTTTGCTTGACGGTTCTTTCCACCCGGTTGACTCAGATGCTTTGTCTTTCGAAATGGCTGCCAAAATCGGTTATAAGGAAGCTGCACAGAAAGCTAAACCGGTGTTGCTTGAGCCGATTATGAAATTGGAAGTTGTTACTCCGGAAGATTTCATGGGAGATATTATCGCTGACTTGAACCGTCGTCGCGGACAGGTTGAAAGCATGGACTCTCGTACGGGAGCTCGTGTAATCACGGCCAAGGTACCTTTGTCTGAGCAGTTCGGTTATGTAACCGTATTGCGTACATTATCTTCCGGACGTGCAAGTTCTTCAATGGAATTCTCTCACTATGCCGAGGTTCCGAAGAATATTGCCAAGGACGTTGTTGAAAAAGCAAACGGAAGAGCAGATTTAATTTAA
- the rplN gene encoding 50S ribosomal protein L14, which translates to MIQQESRLTVADNSGAKEVLCIRVLGGTRKRYARVGDKIVVSVKSALPGGDLKKGTVSKAVVVRTSKEYRRPDGSYIRFDDNACVLLNNAGEMRGTRIFGPVAREVREGYTKIVSLAPEVL; encoded by the coding sequence ATGATACAACAGGAAAGTAGATTAACAGTAGCAGATAACAGCGGTGCTAAAGAGGTGCTTTGTATCCGCGTTCTGGGAGGAACCCGGAAAAGATACGCACGCGTAGGCGATAAGATCGTTGTGTCTGTAAAAAGCGCACTGCCTGGCGGTGATTTGAAAAAAGGAACGGTTAGTAAGGCAGTCGTTGTGCGTACATCCAAGGAATATCGTCGTCCGGACGGCTCTTATATCCGCTTTGATGACAATGCTTGCGTATTGTTGAATAATGCCGGAGAAATGAGAGGTACCCGTATTTTCGGACCGGTTGCCCGTGAAGTTCGTGAAGGTTATACGAAAATTGTTTCGTTAGCCCCGGAAGTTCTTTAA
- the rplW gene encoding 50S ribosomal protein L23, giving the protein MEIILKPVLTEKMSALTDKEHKVAFVVAKDANKIEIKKAVEEMYGVKVLAVNTQRYQGTVKSRYTKAGVITGRTASFKKAIVTLAEGDSIDFFSNI; this is encoded by the coding sequence ATGGAAATTATTTTAAAGCCCGTCCTGACTGAAAAGATGTCAGCGTTGACCGACAAAGAACACAAGGTGGCCTTTGTTGTAGCAAAAGATGCGAATAAGATAGAGATAAAGAAAGCAGTTGAAGAAATGTACGGAGTGAAGGTATTGGCTGTAAATACGCAGCGTTACCAGGGAACGGTAAAATCCCGTTATACCAAGGCCGGTGTAATTACCGGACGTACCGCTTCGTTCAAGAAAGCAATTGTAACTTTAGCAGAAGGTGATAGTATTGATTTTTTTAGCAATATTTAA
- the rpsC gene encoding 30S ribosomal protein S3, whose protein sequence is MGQKVNPISNRLGIIRGWDSNWFGGKNYGDKLVEDYKIRKYLNARLAKAGIAKIVIERTLKLITITINTARPGIIIGKGGQEVDKLKEELKKITDKEVQINIFEIKRPELDAVIVGNNIARQLEGRVAYRRAIKMAVQSTMRMGAEGIKVLISGRLNGAEMARAEIFKEGRIPLHTFRADIDYAQAEALTTYGLLGIKVWICKGEVYGKRELVPNSVLGSHESRSAANANAGKKNFKKRKK, encoded by the coding sequence ATGGGACAAAAAGTTAATCCAATAAGCAATAGATTAGGAATCATCCGTGGATGGGATTCTAACTGGTTCGGCGGCAAAAACTATGGCGATAAACTGGTAGAAGATTATAAGATCAGAAAATACCTGAACGCCCGTTTGGCCAAAGCCGGAATCGCGAAAATTGTTATCGAGAGGACCCTTAAGCTGATTACCATCACCATCAATACTGCCCGTCCGGGAATTATCATCGGAAAAGGTGGTCAGGAAGTGGATAAATTGAAGGAAGAGCTTAAGAAAATCACCGATAAAGAAGTTCAGATCAATATCTTCGAAATCAAACGTCCGGAATTGGATGCTGTTATCGTAGGTAATAACATAGCTCGTCAGCTGGAAGGACGTGTTGCATATCGCCGGGCGATCAAAATGGCTGTTCAGTCTACCATGAGAATGGGGGCTGAAGGTATCAAAGTGTTGATATCAGGTCGTTTGAACGGTGCTGAAATGGCACGTGCAGAAATCTTCAAGGAAGGTCGGATTCCGTTGCACACTTTCCGCGCAGATATTGACTATGCACAGGCAGAAGCCCTGACGACTTACGGTCTGCTGGGTATTAAGGTGTGGATTTGCAAAGGTGAAGTTTACGGAAAACGTGAATTGGTACCGAATTCAGTACTCGGTTCACATGAATCACGTAGCGCTGCCAATGCTAACGCCGGCAAGAAGAATTTCAAAAAAAGAAAAAAGTAG
- the rplB gene encoding 50S ribosomal protein L2 — protein sequence MAVRKLNPVTPGQRHKVVNTFEQVTTDRPEKSLLRPIKRTGGRNNAGKMTMRYIGGGHKQKYRVIDFKRNKDSIPAKVASIEYDPNRTARIALLVYADGEKRYIIAPIGLTAGQTVMSGQGVAPEIGNALFLSEIPLGTIIHNIELRPGQGAVMARSAGSYAQLVARDGKYASIKLPSGEIRMVLVTCKATVGTVSNTDHALERSGKAGRSRWLGRRPRVRGVVMNPVDHPMGGGEGRASGGHPRSRKGLLAKGYKTRAPKKASSKYIVERRK from the coding sequence ATGGCTGTAAGAAAATTAAATCCTGTAACTCCTGGTCAAAGACATAAAGTAGTAAATACTTTTGAACAGGTGACTACAGATAGACCTGAGAAATCATTGTTGAGACCTATCAAAAGAACCGGTGGCCGTAACAATGCCGGTAAAATGACAATGAGATATATAGGTGGAGGTCATAAGCAAAAATACAGAGTAATTGATTTTAAACGGAACAAAGACAGTATTCCGGCTAAAGTAGCCTCTATTGAATACGATCCGAATAGAACAGCTCGTATTGCTTTGTTAGTGTATGCAGACGGAGAAAAACGTTATATTATCGCTCCTATCGGACTGACGGCAGGTCAGACTGTAATGAGCGGACAAGGCGTAGCTCCGGAAATTGGAAATGCTCTTTTCTTATCTGAGATTCCATTAGGTACAATCATACATAACATTGAACTGAGACCGGGACAAGGAGCTGTAATGGCCCGTAGTGCTGGTTCTTATGCTCAATTGGTGGCCAGAGATGGCAAATATGCTTCCATCAAATTACCTTCAGGAGAAATCCGGATGGTATTGGTAACTTGTAAAGCTACAGTAGGAACGGTATCTAATACCGACCATGCACTGGAACGTTCCGGTAAAGCCGGTCGTTCTCGTTGGTTAGGCCGTCGCCCGAGAGTTCGTGGTGTTGTAATGAACCCGGTTGATCACCCGATGGGTGGTGGTGAAGGCCGTGCTTCAGGAGGTCACCCGAGATCACGCAAGGGCTTGTTGGCTAAGGGCTATAAAACAAGAGCTCCGAAGAAAGCTTCAAGTAAGTATATTGTTGAAAGAAGGAAGTAA
- the rplD gene encoding 50S ribosomal protein L4, producing the protein MELSVLNIAGKETGRKIELNDAIFGIQPNEHAIYLDVKQYLANNRQGTHKSKQRNEVSGSTVKLKKQKGTGGARAGGIKNPLFRGGGRVFGPVPRDYSFKLNKKLKRLARKSALAVKASANAVTVVEDFSFEAPKTKQFVELINNLKVNQGNLLVVLSDVNENIVLSARNLQNVEIMRVNDLATYNIMKARNLVLVESSVKGLNEMFNLN; encoded by the coding sequence ATGGAGTTAAGTGTATTAAACATTGCCGGAAAAGAAACAGGCAGAAAGATAGAGTTAAATGACGCTATCTTTGGAATTCAGCCTAACGAACACGCAATCTACCTTGACGTAAAGCAGTATCTTGCCAACAACCGGCAGGGAACGCACAAGTCAAAGCAGAGAAACGAAGTGTCAGGTAGTACTGTAAAGCTGAAAAAGCAAAAAGGTACCGGAGGTGCACGTGCCGGTGGTATCAAGAACCCGTTGTTCAGAGGCGGTGGCCGTGTATTTGGTCCCGTTCCCAGAGATTACAGTTTTAAATTGAATAAAAAACTGAAAAGACTGGCTCGTAAATCGGCTCTGGCTGTGAAAGCAAGTGCAAATGCGGTTACGGTAGTTGAAGATTTCAGCTTTGAAGCACCGAAAACAAAACAGTTTGTAGAATTGATTAATAATTTGAAAGTTAATCAGGGCAATTTGTTGGTAGTTTTGAGTGACGTAAACGAAAATATAGTGTTATCGGCTCGCAACTTACAGAATGTTGAAATTATGAGAGTCAATGATTTGGCAACTTACAACATTATGAAGGCTAGAAATCTTGTACTTGTTGAAAGTTCTGTGAAGGGCCTGAATGAAATGTTCAATCTTAACTAA